One genomic window of Arachis stenosperma cultivar V10309 chromosome 10, arast.V10309.gnm1.PFL2, whole genome shotgun sequence includes the following:
- the LOC130955844 gene encoding trihelix transcription factor ENAP1-like translates to MPDFNDSAVPTPPPNPRPMPVREDCWTEEASATLVDAWGRRYLELNRGNLRQKDWQDVADTVNALHGHTKKTHRTDVQCKNRIDTIKKKYKVEKARVTASNGTVSSSWPFFEKLDALIGPNFNAKKNSSSPSPSPPVALPLLPYRKASVPAVSPVTAVPPAAVALPQKRSAAAAMDDGYFRRNYSAMAAAAAAAEADEQYEDEEEEEEEDEEEEEEDGRGSEVEEGERDREGMRRLAKAIERFGEVYERVEAQKLKQMVDLEKQRMQFAKDLEVQRMQMFMDTQVQLERIKRGKRSGSNDMYS, encoded by the exons ATGCCGGATTTCAATGATTCCGCTGTCCCTACTCCGCCACCCAACCCCCGTCCCATGCCCGTCCGCGAGGACTGCTGGACCGAGGAGGCATCTGCCACTCTCGTCGACGCCTGGGGCCGCCGCTACCTTGAGCTCAACCGCGGCAATCTTCGTCAGAAGGATTGGCAGGACGTTGCCGACACCGTCAACGCCCTCCATGGCCACACCAAGAAGACTCACCGAACCGATGTCCAGTGTAAGAACCGAATCGACACGATTAAGAAGAAATACAAGGTCGAGAAGGCTAGGGTTACGGCCTCCAACGGTACCGTTTCGTCCTCCTGGCCCTTCTTCGAGAAATTGGACGCGTTGATTGGCCCTAACTTCAACGCAAAGAAGAATTCCTCTTCGCCGTCCCCGTCTCCTCCAGTGGCTCTCCCGTTGTTGCCGTATCGGAAGGCCTCTGTGCCGGCTGTTTCTCCCGTTACTGCTGTGCCGCCAGCCGCCGTGGCGCTGCCGCAGAAGCGGTCGGCGGCGGCAGCGATGGACGATGGGTACTTCAGGAGGAATTATTCGGCGATGGCAGCCGCTGCGGCTGCCGCTGAGGCCGATGAGCAGTATGAGGacgaagaggaagaggaagaggaagatgaggaggaagaagaggaggatgGGAGGGGGAGCGAGGTGGAGGAAGGGGAGAGGGATAGAGAGGGGATGAGGAGGTTGGCCAAGGCAATAGAGAGGTTTGGGGAAGTGTATGAGAGAGTGGAAGCACAGAAGCTGAAGCAGATGGTGGATTTGGAGAAGCAGAGGATGCAGTTCGCCAAGGATCTTGAGGTGCAGAGGATGCAGATGTTTATGGACACGCAGGTTCAGTTGGAGAGGATTAAGCGCGGGAAGAGATCCGGGTCTAATG ATATGTATAGCTAG